The Malus domestica chromosome 06, GDT2T_hap1 genome has a segment encoding these proteins:
- the LOC103409658 gene encoding F-box protein At1g67340-like: MEAATLQIKRLRSSRRSTTAAKSDFFDGLPDDLVVFILCKLSSSASSPSDLISALITCKRLNRLGLHSLVLSNAGPKAFAIRAKNWSDSAHRFLKRCVGAGNVEASYTLGMIRFYCLQNRGSGASLMAKAAMRSHAPALYSLAVIQFNGSGCSKKGKDLRAGVALCARAASLGLVDALRELGHCLQDGYGVKQNVAEGRRLLVQANARELASVLRSSAAWRSHHYQHFYACLTGLVSCPLLSDYGCNVPVPEFHPANRFMREWFGSGRWTAGQGMRLCSHMGCGRPETRPHEFRRCSVCGTVNYCSRGCQALDWKLRHKMKCKPMERWLAVDGEAEEELGGLVQGGEGENVAVG, translated from the exons ATGGAGGCGGCGACGCTGCAAATAAAAAGGCTCAGAAGCTCCCGGCGCTCGACCACCGCCGCGAAGTCGGATTTCTTCGACGGCTTGCCCGACGATCTCGTCGTATTCATCCTCTGCAAGCTCAGCTCCTCCGCTTCCTCGCCTTCCGATCTCATCAGCGCCCTCATCAC GTGTAAGAGATTGAACCGGTTAGGACTCCACTCTCTGGTGTTATCAAATGCCGGTCCAAAAGCATTCGCAATACGGGCCAAAAACTGGTCCGATTCGGCTCACCGGTTTCTCAAACGGTGCGTCGGCGCCGGTAACGTCGAAGCCTCCTACACTCTCGGAATG ATCCGATTTTACTGTTTACAAAACCGAGGGAGCGGGGCCTCGCTCATGGCGAAAGCCGCCATGAGATCCCACGCGCCGGCGCTGTACTCGCTCGCGGTGATTCAGTTTAACGGCAGTGGCTGTTCGAAGAAAGGAAAGGACTTAAGAGCCGGCGTGGCTCTTTGCGCGCGAGCCGCTTCGCTCGGCCTCGTCGACGCACTCCGCGAGCTCGGCCATTGCCTCCAGGACGGTTACGGAGTCAAGCAAAACGTCGCCGAGGGACGCCGATTGCTGGTCCAGGCCAACGCACGGGAGCTCGCGTCCGTTCTACGTTCTTCCGCGGCGTGGCGGTCCCACCACTACCAGCACTTCTACGCGTGCCTGACGGGGCTGGTCAGCTGCCCTCTGCTGAGCGACTACGGATGCAACGTCCCCGTACCGGAGTTCCACCCCGCAAACCGGTTCATGAGGGAGTGGTTCGGGTCGGGGCGGTGGACGGCGGGGCAGGGTATGAGGCTGTGCTCTCACATGGGGTGCGGGCGGCCGGAGACGAGGCCGCACGAGTTTAGGAGGTGCTCGGTTTGCGGGACGGTGAATTATTGCTCGCGTGGGTGCCAAGCGCTGGACTGGAAGCTGAGACACAAAATGAAGTGTAAGCCGATGGAACGGTGGCTGGCGGTTGACGGTGAGGCAGAGGAGGAGTTGGGGGGACTGGTGCAGGGTGGGGAAGGTGAGAATGTGGCAGTTGGATaa